In Acidobacteriota bacterium, the genomic stretch CCACGCAGAGGAGTTACAAATGAAGCTGACGCTGCATGTTTGGCGGCAGAAGGACACCCAGGGCAAGGGCGGCTTCGAGACCTATGAGCTCGAGGATGTCAGCACTCACATGTCGTTCCTCGAGATGCTCGACGTGCTGAACCAGGACCTGATCACCAAAGGGGAAGAACCGATCACGTTCGAGCATGACTGCCGCGAGGGGATCTGCGGGGCGTGCGGTTTCGTAGTCAACGGCGTCGCACACGGCCACCAAAAGGGGAGTACCGTATGTCAGCTGCACATGCGGCACTTCAACGACGGTGACGAGATCACGATCGAGCCGTGGCGCGCAAAGGCATTCCCGGTCCTCAAAGACCTGGTGGTCGATCGCTCGGCCTTCGACCGGATTATGCAGGCGGGGGGCTTCATTACGGTCCGAACGGGCTCGGCGCCGGACGCCAACGCGATACCGATTCCGACTGACACGCTCGAGTATGCGATGGACTTCGCGGAGTGCATCGGTTGCGGAGCGTGCGTCGCCTCGTGCCCGAATGGCGCCGCGATGTTGTTTGTCGGGGCCAAAATCTCGCACCTCGGGCTGCTGCCGCAGGGTCAACCGGAAAGGGCGTCACGTGCGCGGAGAATGGTCGAGGCGATGGAGAAGGAAGCGTTCGGCGCCTGCACCAACTACCGTTCCTGCGAGGCGGTGTGCCCGAAGGAAATCTCCATCTCCGGCATCGCCATGATGAACAAGGACTACCGTAAGGCAGCCTTCGCCGGCGCCGACGCCCCGCGAGGCAAGAAGCGGTAGGGGAGAGGCAGCTGCGAAGACGCGAAAGGCGCGGAGACGTCGCAGAATGAGGGGCGGGAGTCATGCCGCCCCTTTTCCCTTGTTTGACGCCAGACGCCGTATTCGCCATAACTGGACGATCCGGCCGCATGGCACCACGCAAAGGCAGTTCAAGCTCCTCAATACCTTTTCGAGTCTGCTCGGCGTCGGTCGGTCTTTGGCCGTTTGCTGTATCTGGCTGCGGGACATGATGCTCGATCTTTGCGATCGCTCTCTCGGGTTGGTACATTTACCTTCGTTCTGGAACCCGTGAGAAGAGACCGTGGTGCTCTCCCCGTGCCGGTGATCAGGATCGGAATAGCCGATCTTCAGGCCTGCGCGCGCACTCCGGCCGCATCCGAGTCTTCCCTGCGGTCCTTGCGGATTAGAAACCGGTCAGACCTCGATGCAAGGGTAGGTGCCTCGTGAAGACCGAGCTGGTTCTCGTTGGTGGTGGGCTCGCCAACAGCCTGATCGCCCACCGGATCCTCATGAAGCGTCCAGACTTTCCGCTGGTCGTGGTGGACCGTTGTGCCTCCCTCGGCGCCAACCACACCTGGTCCTTTCACGACTCGGATCTGACGGCCGAGCAACGGCGGTGGATTGAACCGCTGATTGCCAACCGCTGGTCGAGCCACAAGCTTCGCTTCCCCGGCCGGCGCCGCACCATCAGCGGCGGCTACAACTCAGTGACCTCGGAGCATCTGCACGAGGTCGTCGCGCCGGCCCTGGGAAACCGGCTGCGACTCGAGACGGAGGTAGCGGAGGTTACTCGTGGCGGCATCGTGCTGGCAACCGGTGAGCGTATCAACGCTCGAACCGTGATTGACGGTCGTGGCGACCCGGGCGGAGATCACCTGGATATTGCCTTCCAGAAGTTCCTCGGTCTCTTTGTT encodes the following:
- a CDS encoding succinate dehydrogenase/fumarate reductase iron-sulfur subunit encodes the protein MKLTLHVWRQKDTQGKGGFETYELEDVSTHMSFLEMLDVLNQDLITKGEEPITFEHDCREGICGACGFVVNGVAHGHQKGSTVCQLHMRHFNDGDEITIEPWRAKAFPVLKDLVVDRSAFDRIMQAGGFITVRTGSAPDANAIPIPTDTLEYAMDFAECIGCGACVASCPNGAAMLFVGAKISHLGLLPQGQPERASRARRMVEAMEKEAFGACTNYRSCEAVCPKEISISGIAMMNKDYRKAAFAGADAPRGKKR